GAGGCGGTAATTCGATGTCCCGCCGGCAAATCGCCTGCCGCCACCACCACGGGACGGTCGAGCGAAAGCGAGACGCGGGCCCACTGACTGCGCTGCAAGCGCCCGTCCAGCATCAGGTTGAGCTTGACGCTGAGATTGGAGAAGTTGCTCAATCGGTTGGGAGGCTCCACGGCGATCTCCAACTCACCCTTGGGCAGAACCAGGTCGGACGGGGCCTGCACGGCCACCACCCGATAGCCCTGAGGCTCGAAATGGGCCCGCACGGCTTCCTCCAGCTCAGCGGCACTGACCAGGCGGCTGGAGCGGGTGACCAGCACGCGGTCCTCTTCCATGACCAGGTCGACGTCGCTGAGGCGCCTGCCCCACTTGCGCAGCAGACCCTCGATCTCGGAACGGTTGATCCAGCGGTAGTTGCCCGCGTAGGGAGCGTAGCCCAAGGGGATGGCGGCCAACTCCGAGGTCTCGGGCGTAATGGAGGCGATGTCGCCCAGCACCAGGGTTTCCGCGTCGATCTCGGCTTGCGCCGCCACTCGGATGGTCTGGGCCTGCACCCAGGACAGCGAGGACAGCCACAGCACGATAAAGAATCCTGCCAGTGCGAGCAGTCTCCAACTGGACCGGTCAGATGTCTTTGCCAGGTTCATGACTAGCGGCTCAGGTTATTGAGTTCTTGATACATTTGATCGGCGGCCCGCAGCACCCGCGAGTTGGACTCGTAGGCACGCTGGCTGACGATCAAATTAACCATTTCTTCCACGATGTTAACGTTGCTGCTCTCGAGGAACTTGTGAAGCAGCGATCCCATTCCGTTCTCGCCCGGGATGCCGTCCACAGCGTCTCCGCTGGCGGCCGTGGGCAGGTAGAGGTTGCGCCCGATGCTGTTGAGTCCGGCGGGGTTGGCGAAGTTGGCCAACTGGATCTGCCCCGCCTGCTGCGCGTTGGGGTCTCCCGGAAGGTTGTAGGAGACGGTGCCGTCGGCGCCGATCAGCACGTTGGTGGCCTCGGTGGGAATGGTGATCTGAGGCTCCAGCGGATCGCCGTTGGCGGTCACCATGATGCCGTCGCGGGAAAGATGGAAGTTTCCGGCGCGGGAATAGGCAGTGTTGCCGTCGGCCAGGCGGACGCGGAAGAATCCGGCCCCCTCGATGGCCACGTCGAAGTCGTTACCGGTCTGAATGTAGTCGCCCTGCAGAAAGACGATGCCGTTCGAGACGGCCCGCGTCCCCAGCCCGATCTGGAGTCCCGTCGGGACTTCCGTGGCCGTGGTGGCGTTTCCGCCCGGAGAGACCAGGTTCTGATAAAGCAGGTCCTCGAACTGTGTGCGGCGCTGCTTGAATCCGGTCGTGTTGGTGTTGGCCAGATTGTGGGAAATATTGTCGATGTTGGTCTGGGTGGCCTCCATCCCGCTGGCCGCGCTGTACATTGCTCTCAACATGTCGTTTACCTTTCCGGGGACGCTCAGGCGTTGACCCGCGCGATCTCGTCGATGGCTCGGCGATCGACGTCTTGACTCATCATTCTCATGGCCCGGGCCAGCATTTCGAAGGTGCGCATGTTGTGCATGGCGTCAGCCAGTCCGGCCACCGGGTTGACATTGGACCGTTCCAGGAATCCTTGCTTGACCGAGAGGTTCTCGGGCGGCAGTGGCTCCGCTCCCTGGGGAGCCTGGAAAAGCACGCTGCCGGCTTTGACCAGTTGAGCCTTATCTTGGAAGTCGACGATTTGAATTCGCCCTGCCAGTACTCCGTCGACGCTCACGTCGCCCAGCGATCCCACCTCCACTTGGCCTTCCGGCAAGATGATGGGGCGGTTGTTTTCGTTGAGCAGAGGCTCGCCCGCGGCGCTGACGATGCGGCGGTTGGCGTCGAGCGTGAATTGCCCGTTGCGCGTGTAGCTGACGCCTTCTCCGGTCTGGACGGCGAAAAAGCCGTCCGAGGCCAAGGCCAGATCGAGGGGATTGTCGGTGCGCTGCAGGGTGCCGGCGCTGAAGTTGGTGCGCGACTCTTCGGCCACCACCGAATCTGCCAGGGCCCGCTCCAGAGGATTTCCACGCACCCGATTGAAGATGCCGTAGAAGACCATGTCGCGCTTGTAGCCGGCCACGCCCGCGTTGGCCACGTTGTTGGCGCTCACCTCCAAGGCCTGGGCCCGGCTCTTCATTCCGGCCGCTGCGATATAGAGTCCGTGGTTCATGGTTTACCTCGATCCTTTCCTGCCGTCCTCGATTGCATGCCTCATGCCAAATCTGAAAAGCCCGCGGGTCTTGGATTTGAGGCCTGCCGCGAAGGTCAATTGGGCAACTCTTGCCCACTCTCGCAGGCAGAAGCTGCCGCCGCGGCTTGAGTGCCCAGGAACTGCTTGAGTCCCAGCACCAGGTCGGTCTCGCCCTGGTAGACGTTCAGGCGCCGCGAAATGTCCTGGGCGGGAACCCCTCGGCGCGCCAGGGTGTAGATGTGATGCTTCTTGTCGATGGAATTGTAGCGTCGGCTCGAGGACCTGCGGCTGCCCCCCTGCACGGGCCCGGACGTTTCCTTGAGGCGTGAAGCGGCCAGGCTGTCCTGGCGCTTCTCCAGCTTCTTGACGTGGACGCGCAGGTCTTGGATCTCTTCCTGCAGCCGTTGTCCAATCTGTAGCTGGCTCTCTTGCAGCCGGCGGCTGTCCCGGCGCTGATTTCTGCGCACCTTGGCGATCAGATCGAGCGTCTTGCGGTCGCCCCGCCCCAGCAGCGCGCCTAAAGCCAACAGGTTGACCAGCAGCGAGAGTCCGATGGCGGCCAAGCCGATGGTGAGCGGATCCAGTTGTTGCAGATATTGCATCATGGCCTAGCCTCCCAGTGAGTGAATGCGGTTTTCGGGCGACTCGATCTGCAGGATCTTGATGCCGTAGTAGCCGTCCACTACCACCACCTCGCCGCGGGCAAAAGGACGGTCGTTGATCTTCAGCACCACCGGATCATCGGCGGCCCGGTCCAGTTCCAGCACCGACCCGGGGACCATCTCCAGGATCTCCTTTAGGGGCCACTTGGCCGAGCCGAAACTGACCGTTACGGGCAGGTCGATGTCGAGGATGCGTTGGATGTTTTCGCTGTGACGGTTGTCGCTGCTCATGGTTCTTCCCTCCTCTTCAACTCATCTGCAGGGCCCGATGACCGTTGGACAGGACCACCTGACCTTTAAACTTGGGAGCGCCGTTGACGACCAGGTCGACCGGAGCGTCGACGCGGTGGTCGAGGCGGAGGATGTCGTCTTTCTGCATCTCCAGGAGTTGGGCCACGCTGATCTGCGTGCCCCGGGCTTGGGCGCTGAGATCGGTGGGCATCTGCGCCATCAGTTCATGGATGCGCATGCGGGCGTGTTCGGGGTTCTGCCCGCTGCGGGCATGGGTCTGCATCTCCATCTTGTGCTTGAACTTGAGCAGCATCAGTCCGGGAATGCCCCAGAAGATCTGGCCCTCGGTCTCGCCCGCCCGCATCAGCATGATGATGGAGATCATGTTTTCGCCGTGAGAGTAGAGCTGGAGAAACCCGGGACGGGTCTCGCGCGACTCGATTTCCATGTCGAAGTGCATGACCCGCGACCAGGATTCGCGGAACTCCTGGCAGAAGACCGTCACCATCGATTCCATGACCGACTGATCCAGCTCGGTGATGGAGCGTTTGATCTTGGGAACCGATCCGTTTCCGCCCATGAGCACGTCGACCATGGCGTGAACCAGCTTGGATTCAAGGCACAGCGCCACGTTGAGCCCCATGGGTTCGAGGCGCAGGGACCAGATGGAAGAAGGCTCTGGCAATCCCTGTATGAATTCGCGGTAGGAGAGCTGGTCCATACCCTCCACCTTGAGGCCGACCTGAGCCCGCAGGGCGGCGGCCAGGGTGGAGACGCCGTTTTGGGCGAAGGAATCGAGCACCACGTTGAGAGTGTTCTCCAGCTCTGTGCCCAGGCCCTGCGGTTTGAGGATGGGAAAGACGTTGCGGCTGACCGAAATGGTCCCCCGCGAAGAAGTCTCTTCGCTTCCCCTCTGAGGCGATGCCGAAGCCGCTGGCTCCTGAGCGGCCTCGGACTCCGCTTCCCGGGCGGCCTTGGGCGCCTCTTTGGACGCCTTCTTCTTCTTGGCGCCTTTCTCGGAGCCCAGCAGCGCGCTGATTTCGTCTTGGCTGAGGATCTGATCGCTCATGATGACCTCTCGGGATTACCTTTTGAAAGCTTTCTGCATGCGGGCCCTCAAGCGCAGCATGGCCCGGGTGTGCAACTGGGAAATCCGAGACTCGTTGACGCCCAGGATCTTTCCGATTTCCTTCATGGTCAGTTCCTCGTCGTAGTAGAGGGCGATGACCAGTTGCTCGCGCTCGGGGAGTTTCTTGATGAACTGGGTCAACATCTGGCGGATCTCGCTCTTCAGGCACATCTCGAAGGGCGACTCCTCTTCATCGGCGGCCGGCACATAGCGCAGCGGCACGTCCTCGGAATCGCCCTTGTCCCCGGCCTCGTCGGCGATCTGGAAATGACCGATGTTGAGTCCTTTGAGCTGATCGATCAGGGCGTGGAAGTCTTCCAGGTTGAGGTCGAGTTCCTCGGCGATTTCTTCATCTTCGGCAGAGCGCCCCAGGCGCTGTTCGACGCGGGCGTAGGCTTCTTCCACCTCCTTGCTGCGTTTGCGCAGGGAGCGGGGGGCCCAGTCGAGATCGCGCAGACTGTCGAGGATGGCTCCCCGGATGCGCACCTCGGCATAGGTCTTGAACTTGACGCCCTTGCTTTCGTCGAACTTCTCGTAGGCGTCCAGCAGTCCGATGACGCCGGCGCTGATCAAGTCGTCCAGTTGCACGTCGGGCGGCAGCTTGGCCGCGATTCGTTGGGCGATGTACTTGATCTGCGGAAGGTGTTTGAGCACGACCTCGTCGCGCTTTTCCTCCGCCGTCTTCGACTCTTGATAGGCTTTCACTTTGAGGGCATTGCCTGCCGTTGCCATTGACCTGTCTCCCATATTCCTGCTAGTTGCTCTGATGAATCGCTATGCTTTGGCTGAGTTGTTGCGCAATGCGGTCCAGACAGCGTCCGGCCGCGCTTTGGGGGCTGGTAACCATGAGCGGGACCTGCTGCACGATGGCTTCGTGGACGTTTTCGTCCTTGAGCACGTAGCCCAGCAATTGCAGGCGCCGGCCTAGAAAGCGGTCGGCCACTCGGGAAAGCTGTCCGAAGACCTCTTCGGCTTCGTCCTCGTCTTCGGCCGAGTTGACGACGACCAGCATCTCCTTGTCCCGGTTGCTTTTGTTGAAGACCTTGATGAGGGCGTAAGCGTCCACGATGGCGGTGGGCTCGGGAACCAGCACCACGATGACACGGCGCGAGAAATGAAGCAGTCCCAGCACGTTGGTGGAGATGCCGGCCGCGGTGTCGATGAGTACGTAGTCGTAGTCCTCGACCAACCGGTTGAGCTGATCCAGGATGTGTCCCCGGCGTGTCTCGCCCAGTTCGCTCATCTCTTGAATCCCCGAACTGGCGGGGATGACGTCCACGCCTTCCGGCCCCTGCAAGACGATGGAGCGAAGCGGCACGATGCCTTCCACCACGTGTCCCAGGTGGTATCCGGGAGTCAGTCCCAGAAAGACGTCTACGTTGGCCAGCCCGAAGTCGGCGTCCAGGATGGCTACCCGGTAGCCCTGACGGCTGAGCGAAATGGCCAGGTTGACCGACAGATTGGTCTTGCCCACCCCTCCCTTGCCGCTGGTGACGGCCAGCACTTGGCAATGCCGTCCATCGAAGGTCGGTAACGGGCCCCTGCTCTGCACGATTTGTCGAAGAGCTGCAGCTTGATCAGGCATTAAAGGTCTTGTCCTCTGCTAGTCCGGAATCACGAGTTCCGAAACGAATTGGGGGGTGGGAACCTGAATGTCGTCAGGAACCGCTTGCCCGTTGGTCAGGTATGAGAGCGGCATTCCGCTCAAGATCACTTCGCCGGCGATGGATCCGTAGGTGGAGGTCTCGTCCAGCTTGGTGAAAACCAGCTTGTCGGGGGCGTATTCCCCGAAAGCTTCGATGATTTCGCGAAGGTCGTCGGACTTGGTGGTGATGCTCAGCACCAAGTGCTTCTCGATGTCGCTTCGGCGGCGCAAGAAAGAACTCAAGGCCGCCATGTCCTCGGCCTGTTTGTGAGAATGCCCGGTGGTGTCGATGAAAACGCAATCGCGTCGCGCCGAGGCCTCCTGGATGGCCCGATCCAGCTCCTCGATGCCTGAAACCACGCGGATGGGGACGCCGATGATGTCGGCATAAGTCCTCAGTTGTTCGGCGGCGGCGATCCGATAGGTGTCCAGCGTGATCAACTCCACCCGCTTCTGCTCGCCCAGGGCAAAGACCGCCGCCAGCTTGGCGATGGTAGTGGTCTTGCCGACGCCGGTCGGACCCACGAAGATGGCCGTCCGCGTCTTCTCGAAGTCGATGGGCGCGGTCTGCACCATGCGCCGCACAGCCTGGCGGAGATAGGGCCGCAAGGGAGCTTCTGACTTCCCTTCACGGGAGCGCTCGCGCAGAGCAAAGCGCAGCAGCGAATGAGCCAGGTCGCGGTCGATGCCTTCCACCACCAGGCGGGCCATTTCGGCGGCGGCCTCTTCGCTCTGCTTCCACTCGGGGTTGGCTCCGGCTTTGAAATTGAGGGCGATTTCGCCGGCGGCCAGCGATTGGCGCCGGCCTACCAGGCGCTTGAGCTTTTCCAGTTCCGCGGCCAGCCGTTCAAGCTGCGGCTTGAGTTCCGGTCCGTCGCCGCCGGAGGGTCTCTTCAACGCGGCTTTCGAGTGCTGAGCGGGCCCCTTCGATGGGGCGCGTGGCGGTCCATCAGCCACCTCATAGGAATCGACGGACCGGCTCAGCCGCGAGACGCCGTTGGAAGCACCCTCGGTCGCAACCGCAGCGCCTCCGTCTTTCCGGGCCGCCTGAGCCTCGCTGGCGGCGGTGATTTCGTAGGCCACCTTGGGCATCAATCCCAGCATTCCGCGGGTTTTGGTTCGCTTGGTGCTGAGGATGACGGCGTCGCTGCCCAGATCTTTCTTGATCTGTTCCAGCGCCTTGGTCACCGAATGGTTGTGGTAGGTCTTGATCTTCATCGCTCGATCACTCCCAGGGAACTGACCCGCGCGTGGGGCGGAATCTCGTTGTGAGAAATCACCACCAGCGACGGCATCACGCGTTCAACCAGGCGTTTGAGGTGCAAACGAACCTCGGAAGACGTCAACAAGAGCGGGTAGCCGTCGAAGCTTCCCTGCTCGACGGCGGAATGGATCTTGGACACAAGTTCGCGGGCCACCTGCGGATCCAAAGCCAGGTAGCTGTCTTGCTCGGTCACCGTGACGGCCTCGGAAAAGGTGCGCTCGATCTCGGGCGAGAGGGTGAATGCCTTGAGGCGCCCCTGCCCGTCCATGTGCTGCTGACAGATGGAGCGTCCCAGGCTCTGGCGGGCGTACTCGGTGAGCAGGGAGACGTTCTTGGTCATGGGCGCGTAGTCGGCCAGCGTTTCCAGAATGGTGACCATGTCGCGGATGGAAACCCGTTCCCGCAGCAGGTTCTGCAGCACCTTCTGCACCTGCCCCACGTTGAGCACCTTGGGTATCAGCTCCTCCACCACTTTGGGATGGGTCTCGTTGACGTTGTCGATCAGCGTCTTGACCTCCTGGCGTCCCAACAGTTCGTGCAGGTGGCTCTTAACGACCTCGGTCAAGTGGGTGGCCAGCACGGTGGTGTTGTCGACTACCGTGTAGCCCGCCAATTGAGCTTTCTCGCGGTTTTCCGGCTTGATCCAGAGAGCCGGCAGTTGAAAAGTGGGCTCCTGGGTGGGCGTGCCGTCGATGCTGCCGCTGGTCTGGCCGGGGTCGATGGCCATCAGTTGCTCGGGAATCAGCTCGGCACGGGCGATCTCCACGCCCTTGAGGAGGATGCGGTATTCCTTGGGGTTGAGCTGCAGATTGTCGGTGATGTGGACGGGCGGCACGATCATTCCCAGGTCGAGGGCAATCTGGCGGCGGATCGACTTGACCCGTCCCAGGAAGTCGGCACCGCCCTTGTTGTCGACCAGTTGGATCAACTGGTAGCCCAGTTCCAACCCCAGCGGGTCGAGCCGCATCAACTGCTCCATCCGCTCCTCTTTCTTGTCCTGCTCGGCCTGGAGCTCTTCGTCCTCGGGGGTGACGGGGTGGGCCATGGTCTTCTGCTGGCGGTGGGCGTAATAGGCCACCGATCCGACGGCGCCCGACAGGATGAGGAATGAGAGGGTGGGCAGTCCGGGGACCAGGGCCAGCAGGAAAAGGGCTCCCGAAGCCATGGCTACCGGCTTGGGATTGTTGAAGAGCTGGTCGCCCACGTCCTTGCTCAGATTGGTCTGGTTGGCGGCGCGGGTGGTCATGATGCCGGCGGTGATGGAGATGAGCAGCGAAGGAATGGCCGACACCAGCCCGTCGCCGATGGTCAGAACGGTGAAGGTCTCCAGCGCCGCGCTCAGGTCCATGCCGTGCAGCCCCACGCCGATGGCGAATCCGGCCAGGATATTGATGAGAGTGATGATGATGCCGGCCACCGCGTCCCGCTGGGTGAAGCGGACGGCTCCGTCCATGGCGCCGTAGAACTCGGCTTCGGCGGCCACTTTGTCGCGGCGTTGGCGGGCTTCGCGCTCGTCGATGAGTCCGGCGTTGAGGTCGGCGTCGATGCTCATCTGCTTGCCCGGCATGGCGTCCAGGGTGAAGCGGGCCGTGACCTCTGAAATGCGCACCGCGCCGTGGTTGACCACGATGTACTGAATCGCGATCAGGACCAGGAAAATGACGACGCCCACCACGTAGTTGCCGCCCACCACGAATTGCCCGAAGGCTTCGATTACCCGTCCGGCGGCTGACGATCCCTCCGATCCATGCAGCAGGATGAGCCGCGTCGAAGCCACGTTGAGGGAGAGGCGGAAGAGGGTAAAGAGCAGCAGCAGGGTGGGAAAAACCGAGAAATTGAGGGGCGCCAGCACGTAGAGGGAAACCAGCAGAATAATGACGCTCATCGCGATGTTGAAGGCGATGAGGATGTCGAGCAGGGGCGAAGGCAGCGGGATCAGAATGACCGCGAGCATACCGATGACCGCCGCCGCCATCAGGGCGTCGGATCTCGGCTGAAGGCCTGCCAGCCTTCCAATCGGCATACCCATCGTCGCTGTTTTCATGCTGGTCTACTCGTCTGAAAAAGCCTCCTGCAAGGGCCAAGGGAGCAAGATCAGTGCCAATTCTCTTCTTTAAGCCTGTACACATATGCCAAGACCTGTGCCACGGCCTTGAAGAGGTCACCTGGAATCTCGGCTCCAACCTCGGCGGACTTGTAAAGGGCCTGGGCCAGGGGCACGTTTTCAACCTGAGGGATGTCGTGTTCGGAGGCCAGATCCTTGATCTTCTGAGCCAGGTGTCCCTGGCCTTTGGCCAGCACCAGAGGAGCCGCCATGGCCTCCATGTCGTACTTGAGGGCCACCGCGTAGTGGGAGGGGTTGGTGATCACCACGTCGGCCTCGGGGACCGAGGCCATCATGCGTTTACGGGCCATCTCGCGCTGCAGGCGGCGGATGCGTCCCTTGACCAGTGGGTTGCCTTCGGTGTTCTTCAGATCCTCCTTAACCTCCTGCTTGGTCTGCTTGAGGTCTTCCTCGAACTTGTACTTCTGGAACACAAAGTCGATCACTCCCAGCACTGCCAGGAACAGTGCCACCTTCAGCCCCAGCGCAAAGAGGAACTTGCCCATCAGCGCCACAGATCCTTCAACCCGCAGCAGCGAGAGTTTCTGAAACTCGGGCAGGTGAGCGCTTACCGAGTCGTAGCCCAACCAGGCGATGACAACGATGAGCATGACCGACTTGACCAACTGCATCAGTCCTCGTTTGGAAAAAATCTTCTGCAAACCCTGTTTCGGGTTGAGGCCGTCCAGCTTGGGCTTCAGATTATGGGAAGAAATCAGGAAGCCGCTCTGAAGTCCTTGCGAGGCGAAGCCGATAAGAAGCGTCAAGAGAACGAGGGGCGCCGCCAATTTCATGACGGTGAAGACGGCGTCCTGAAAAATGATCTCAGTCGTCAAAAGATTGACGTCGGCATTGAAGTAAGCCTTCCAGTTGCGCAGCACCACCTGCTGCATCTGAGCGAACAGGAAAGCCCCCCCTAGACCCATGAAGAGCACGGCGTTGAGGAAGACGAAGGACTGCGAAAGGTCGCGGCTGCGCGCCACCTGCCCCTTCTCGCGGGCGTCCCGCCGTTTCTTCGGTGTGGGTTTTTCTGTCTTGTCCGACTTCGCCATCTCGACCCCCATCAAGCAAATTGCCTTCCAGTCGGTTGTGCCGGGGGGGGCTGTGGAGGCGGGCGCCTCGCCGTGGACAAGGATTGAGAGTTGGGTTACATTCTTGACAACATCGCCAGTTTCTAGGACGACATCAGGAGAATCAGGCAAGGAGCGTCCGTCTCTCGGAAGTGTGGGCATTTCTTGCCTGATCAGTGAGACCGGTTTTCAAGGGAGGCACATGCTATGAACGGCCCAACCAAAGGTCCAGATCCGAATTCCCCAAAGTCTAAGAACCCTCCGGCCAAGGAGAAGCAAGAGAAGCGCAAGAGCGAAGGAGCTTCCCGCTCAGATGTTTTTCTTTTGGTTGCGGCTCTGTTGCTGATATTCGTGGTATTGATCGTCGTCCTTCTCAGCTTCTGGCCGGAAACGACCGGCACCCAACTCACCAATCAGACCGTCACCCTCTTCGGATTGCCCCTGGGAGCAGTCGGCCTGGAAGTCCGGCTCTTCGTGCTGGTGTTAGTGGCCGGCGCTCTAGGCAGCTTTATCCACGTCGCCACTTCAGCGGGAGATTACATCGGCAATCGCAAGCTATACCGGAGTTGGATCTATTGGTACATCCTGCGCCTTCCGGTGGGAGCCTCCCTGGCGCTTCTGGTTTATTTGCTGCTTCGTGGTGGAGTCATCACCGGCACGGGGGTATCGGAAGTCCCTCAGACGGCTCCCTTCGGCATCGTGGGACTTTCAGCCTTGGCCGGGATGTTTGCCAAGAAGGCCACCAACAAGCTTGGCGAGATCTTCGATATGCTCTTCCACACCGACCAGGACGATAAGCTTAAGGACAAGGTGGGCGCTCAGGCGCCGGTACTGACGGCCCTCGATCCTTCCAGCCTGAAGGTCGGCTCCACTCAGCTTGAACTCAGGATAACGGGTCAGCACTTCGGCGAGGACACCAAAGTCCTGATCGATGGTGAGGCGCGCGCCGCGGAGTACGTGAGCGATACCCAGCTCTCGCTCTCCTTGAAAAAGGAGGATGTCGCCCAGGCCGGAGTGCTGAAGGTGCAACTTGAAAATCCCAGCGTCAGAGACAAGTCAGACACCATGGAACTGAGTATCGAAGACGACACCGAGTGAGCTGCCGGCGGATGTCGCCGCAACGAAAGGAATATTCATGGCCAGCGCCGGAGAGGGGAGTTCCGCTCGGGGCAGCAGTCGCCACCTGACAATATTTCTCATTGTCATCAATGCCCTTTTAATCCTGCCCTTCGGGTACTGCGTGGTCGTTTATCCTACCCAGCCGCCGCCTGCCGCTGAACGCTTTCAGCAAGCCTTGGATGATGCCATGAGCCCCGGGGCCGGGAACGCCGCCACCGGGCTGGTAGCGCTGACTCCCGGCAATTCAAGCCTTTTCTGGGATCGCTCCGATCCTCAGGCGCTCAAAGTCCTGGTGGCTGTCTGGACCGATTACTCGGGTTATCGGGATCACTTCAAGGGGGGCTGCACGCTGCGCAGGGAAGTCTGGGTGACGCCTGTTCCTCAGATGCAAGAGGCCTGCCGCGGCTTTGGGCTCTCGGGCGCCGAACTGAATCGCCGCCTGGAAGAGTACATGGGGCTAGCCGCCGGCGGGACCTATTCGGAGGTGGTGGAGTTGTGGGTCAGCCCCGACC
This is a stretch of genomic DNA from Acidobacteriota bacterium. It encodes these proteins:
- a CDS encoding IPT/TIG domain-containing protein, translating into MLIFVVLIVVLLSFWPETTGTQLTNQTVTLFGLPLGAVGLEVRLFVLVLVAGALGSFIHVATSAGDYIGNRKLYRSWIYWYILRLPVGASLALLVYLLLRGGVITGTGVSEVPQTAPFGIVGLSALAGMFAKKATNKLGEIFDMLFHTDQDDKLKDKVGAQAPVLTALDPSSLKVGSTQLELRITGQHFGEDTKVLIDGEARAAEYVSDTQLSLSLKKEDVAQAGVLKVQLENPSVRDKSDTMELSIEDDTE